A single Sciurus carolinensis chromosome 15, mSciCar1.2, whole genome shotgun sequence DNA region contains:
- the LOC124965307 gene encoding LOW QUALITY PROTEIN: cyclin-Y-like protein 1 (The sequence of the model RefSeq protein was modified relative to this genomic sequence to represent the inferred CDS: inserted 3 bases in 2 codons), which produces MPSQQNTYTWWRRGCGRGQSPARGRAAGRGGKQRARPRLHVRSSPGIAPGCRRRPRHCWGRGRPLSAAESGASEGAGCGGEERRCPVGNTLTCCLCPNASPKLGRSTGSAEPDYESELCEVAAGDAVAEAVAPAPAAVEPAELDFGASEGHHLQHISDLEXSPSDHPRASTIFLSKSQTDVREKRKSNNLNHVSPGQLTKKYSSCSTVFLDDSTVSQPNLRTTIKCVTLAIYYHIKNRDANRSLDIFDERSHPLTREKVPEEYSKHDPEHKFIYRFVRTLFSAAQLTAECAIVTLVYLERLLTYAEIDLCPTXWKRIVLGAILLASKVWDDQAVWNVDYCQILKDITVEDMNEIERHFLELLQFNINVPAIVFAKYYFDLRSLADDNNLNFLFAPLSKERAQNLKAISRLCEDKYKDLCRAAMRRSFSADNFIGIQHSNAILS; this is translated from the exons aTGCCTTCCCAGCAGAAT ACATACACTTGGTGGCGGCGGGGGTGCGGCCGAGGCCAGAGCCCTGCCCGGGGCCGGGCGGCGGGGCGGGGAGGCAAGCAGCGGGCGAGGCCGCGTCTGCATGTGCGGAGCAGCCCGGGCATAGCCCCGGGTTGCCGGCGCCGGCCGCGCCATTGTTGGGGGAGGGGGCGGCCACTGAGCGCGGCAGAGTCGGGGGCGAGTGAAGGCGCAGGCTGCGGCGGCGAGGAGCGGAGGTGCCCCGTGGGGAACACGCTGACCTGTTGCCTGTGCCCCAATGCCAGCCCAAAGCTGGGCCGTAGCACAGGGTCGGCGGAGCCGGACTACGAGTCTGAGCTCTGTGAGGTGGCGGCTGGGGACGCAGTGGCGGAGGCCGTAGCGCCGGCGCCCGCTGCGGTGGAGCCCGCCGAGTTGGATTTCGGAGCCAGCGAGGGCCACCACCTGCAGCACATCAGTGACCTTGA AAGCCCTTCTGACCATCCAAGGGCAAGCACAATTTTCCTGAGCAAATCTCAGACAGATGTGCGTGAAAAGAGGAAGAGCAACAATTTAAACCATGTATCTCCAGGGCAGCTTACTAAAAAGTATAGCTCATGCTCAACAGTATTTCTAGATGACAGCACAGTTAGCCAGCCTAATCTTAGAACCACAATAAAATGTGTGACCTTAGCAATATATTACCACATAAAGAACAGAGATGCAAATAGATCCCTGGATATATTTGATGAGAGATCACATCCACTCACACGAGAAAAGGTTCCAGAGGAGTATTCTAAGCATGACCCTGAACACAAATTTATTTACAGATTTGTTCGTACTCTTTTTAGTGCTGCACAGCTAACAGCTGAATGTGCAATAGTAACTTTGGTCTACTTAGAAAGGCTTTTAACTTATGCTGAGATCGACCTTTGTCCCA ACTGGAAAAGAATTGTTTTGGGAGCCATTCTTCTTGCCTCCAAGGTTTGGGACGATCAGGCTGTATGGAATGTGGACTACTGCCAGATCCTCAAGGACATTACAGTTGAGGACATGAATGAGATAGAAAGGCACTTCTTGGAGCTACTCCAGTTTAATATTAATGTTCCTGCCATTGTTTTTGCCAAATACTACTTTGACCTTCGCTCCTTAGCCGATGACAACAACCTGAATTTTCTGTTTGCTCCTCTCAGCAAAGAAAGAGCACAAAACCTAAAGGCCATTTCAAGATTGTGTGAAGACAAATACAAAGACTTATGTAGAGCTGCTATGAGAAGGTCTTTCAGCGCTGATAATTTCATTGGTATTCAGCACTCTAATGCTATCCTCTCTTAA